GTCCCCGGCCCCGTAACGGCGAGGTGCGGGCCTTCGCAGCCGAACACAGTCACGCAGCTATCCTCCAGCTTGAAGCCGCGCTCCACGTGGATCGGCTCCCACGGGTTGTCCTCCGGGCGCTCGGCTATGAGATAAGCCGCCTCGCCCGGGTGGCCGATGGTGGTGCGGTCCATCTCGCCCGCGTGCGCGCCGCCGATGTTCCAGCGGATGAGCCGAATAGCCCGCGCGATGGACCCGTTGGCCCGCTCAATCAGGCCGAAGGTGCAGTCGCCGTAGTGGAAGCTCAACTCCTTCACGATGGGGCCGCTCACGATGGTGAGGGGCACGACGGAGTGGGTGGTGGTCTGCACGCCGTTGAAGTTGAACTTAGGCTCCATCATGGCTTCCAGGGCCGCCAGAACGACCGGAACGTACTCCGGCTTGCAGCCCGCCATGACACAGTTGATGGCGATTTTCTCGATGGTTGCGATGCCCTGCTTGGGCGGAAGGATGCCGATCACCTCCGCCGGGTCGCGCCCGATGGCATCCAGCATCTTGCGCACCAGAGGCTCCAGCGGTGGGATGACGGGCAGGCCGTCGGTCCAGCCTTTCGCGTAAACGGTCTCCACCATCTCTTCGAGGGTGTCCACGTCAATGTGAGCGGACGCAAGTTTCATACGGCTCCTCCTGAGCATAGCGGAGGCCCGCGGGACGAGCGAACGCTCCCGCGGGCCTCGGACTTTGTTAAGGCACCGACTACCGGGCAGGCCGGGGCACGGGCTTTGTGGTCATGCGGATGATGGGCTCGATTGAGTTGTCGGCCTTCCGCTCCTCTTCCGCCTTCGTCCCGTAGGGCATGGGCTGGGGAATGATGAGCATGGGAAGGTCGGGCACGCCCAGGGCCTTCGCCTGGGCCTTCGCGGCCGACTCGAACCTGTCGTGGGCCACGAGGACAGTCGGAATGCCCTTCCGGTAAACTGCCACGGCGTCGCGCACGGCGCCCGATGTGCAGCTGCCTCAGGCCCCCACGCCGACGATGGCGACGTCCACCTGGGAGGTTACCTGATCGATCATCTCCTTCGTGGCGGGCGCGCCCACGTTGGGCTTTATGTGAGAGACCACCTTCATGGGCGTGAAGTGGGCGGTGACCTTCTTCTGCAGGAAGGCCCAGTAGTCCACGGCGGAGTAATGCCCGTCGAAAAGAAAGCCGATTGACTTGCCCTTCAACGTATCCAGGGGGACGATGGTCTTCTGCGGCCCGGTGTCCTCCACCTGAATCGCAGCGACTGGGTCCAGCAAGACGTAGTTGGCCATGCTCCCTCCTTGCGCCTGTGTTATCTCGAAGGTCGTCGTACGGTTGGCCCGATTGTAGGCGACGCCGCGACGCGGTGTCAAGGCGAAGCGCGGCCAGTCTGTCATTCCAGGAGCCGCATCTATACCCATAGGCGGGAAGCGCTCTGTCTAAGGGAGATTTCTCGTCCTTCCGACGAAGGACGAGAAAGGACAAAACGGACTGGATTTGGCTCTCCTTTTGTGTCAAAGAGATCGCAGAGAGACACAGTCCCTCTGCGCTATACCAGCCCTAGCTTCTGTGCCTCGCGGCGCAGCTCCGCGCGGAAGTCCGGGTGCGCCACGGCCAGAAGCTCCTCCGCGCGCTGCTTCAGCGACTTGCCGAGCAGTCGCGCGACGCCGTACTCGGTGACGATGATGTCGGCAAAGGTGCGCGGGACGGTGACCGCCTGAGCCGGGTCCAGCCGGGCCGCGATGCGCGACTGGGCGCCCTTCGACGCGGTAGCGGGCAGCACGATGACCGACCGTCCGCCGCGCGACATCACCGCGCCCATCGCGAAGCCCACCAGTCCGCCGCCTTCGCCGCGCGCGCTCTCCGCCGTGATCTGGCCCGTGAGGTCAATGCCGACGGCGCTGTTGATGGCGACCATGTTCTCGTGGGCGGAGATGACCGCCATGTTATTGACATAAGAGTTATCGTACATCTCGAACAGAGGGTTGTCGTGCATGTACTCCAGGTCTTGCGCGGTGGCGTAGAAGGCGCTGGCAACCACCTTGCCCGGGTGCATGGTCTTGCGGGCGCCGGTGAAGATTCCAGCGCGCACGTCCTCGGCGAAGCCGTAGCGCGTTCCGCCCGTGTGGAACCCCAGGTCGCGCTTGCCTTTGAAGACGCCCAGCACGTGCGTGTAGTCAATGACCGAGCCGACGCCCATCTCGACGGTGTCGCCATCGCGCACGATCTCCTTCAGGTAGCCGGCCATGGCCTGCACGATGGCGTTCGGCTCGCGCGGCGCCGAGGCCGTCCACGGCGGCGCGTCATGCGGGACGAAGGCGGCTATCTCCGAGACGTGGATGCGGTTGTCGCCGGGGACGCGGATGACGTTGCTGTTGACCTCCGCCAGCACGGTGCGCGCGCGCCGGGCGAGCTGCCGCTTCATGACCAGGTAGTGGCCGAAGCCGCAGTTGCCCTCGGCGTCGGGCGGCGAGACGGAGACGACGAGCACGTCCAGCGGGCGGCCCGAGATCACGCCCTCGTCGTAGAGCTTGTACTCGTGGGCGAAGATGGAAGGTACAAGCTCGTTGCGCTGCTGCCCCGCGATGGTGAACGCGGCGTCGCTGCCGGACGGGACCCAGGTGAAGTCCTCATAGTGGTTATCTCCCTTCAGGGCGACGCCGCGCAACTCCCCCGCGCGTTTGCCCAGCGCCAGCGGTATCGCCTGCGGGTCGGTGCGGCCCACGAGGACCACCTTGTCGCCGTTCTGGACGAGTCGGGCGGCCTGCTCCGCGGACACTGTCTTGCGCTTGTATTCCTCGCGCCAGTCCATGCATACCTCCGGCGGACGCGCCGCGCCCGCCCCATATCGCCCGCATGGTACGGCCACGCGCCGGAGAGGTCAAGGCCGCCAGGACAATCGCGTCGTAATGCGAGCATTCATTCCCGTCCGTCCCGTGAGTCTTTGAAGAAATGCTGAAAGAAGCCCGCCGGTTCACCACTGTCATTCCGGCGTAGGCCGGAATCCAGTGTCGCCCGTCTCGGGCGAGCTTGTGTCCCTGGGCTCCGGCTTTCGCCGGAGCGACGAAGGGACGTCCCCTTTGTGGTTTGCCATGTCCATGAGTAAGAAGGAATTAGACGCGATTGCCCTGTCAAGGCCGCCGCCGTCTCCGGTAGAAAGCACGGACGGCCATGCTATGATGGAGCAGTATGTGGAAACGAGGCCCGCACAGGCGCGCACAAGAGGGCCGGAAGCTCCGTCGCAGGGACGCGGTTGGGGAGCAGGTGGCGCCCCCTCCGCCGCCTGCCGCTCCGCGCACACCTGACGACACCTCTTGGGACGAGGTGGCGTCGTGGTATGACGCGCTGGTCGGCGAGAAGGGCAGCGCCTATCAGCAGGACACCGTCATCCCCGGAGCGCTGCGCCTGCTGGCCCCGCGCGCGGGGGAACGCGTCCTGGACCTGGCGTGCGGCCAGGGGGTCTTCTGTCGCGCACTGCACAAGCTGGGCGTCTCCGTGACGGGCGTGGACGCATCGGAGCGGCTTATCGGTCTCGCCCGGAGTCGGTCGTCCCGGGACATCCGCTACGAGGTCGCCGACGCCCGCCAGATGGCGGCGCTGCCCCGGCAGGGCTTCGACGCCGCGGCGTGCCTCCTCGCCATCGAGAACATAGACGCGGTGGGGCTGGTGTTTGCCGAGTGCGCCCGCGTGCTGCGGCCTGGCGGGCGGCTGGTTCTGGTGATGACCCACCCGTGTTTTCGCATTCCCCGGCAGAGCGGCTGGGGGTGGGACGAGGGCCGCCATTTGCAGTACCGCCGGGTGGACAGCTACCTCTCGGAGATGAAGGTGCCTATCCAGATGCACCCGGGCGCCGACCCAAGCCAGATTACGTGGACGTTTCATAGGCCCATGCAGGCCTACGTCCAGGCGCTGGCGGGCGCGGGGCTTCTGGTCGAGGCGCTGGAGGAGTGGCCCTCCAAGAGAGTCAGCAAGCCCGGCCCCCAAGCGCGAGCCGAAAACCGTGTGCGGGCTGAGATACCCCTGTTCCTTGCGGTGAAGGCCGTGCGTGTGGATGCGCCCGCCGCTCCGCCGGAGCAGGCCCCGGCAAAGCCGGAGCGTCCTTTGAGACGTGCTATGCCGGCGCGGGGGCCACGGCGCAGGCGTGGGCCTTAGAACAAGACAAAGTAACGGGAGGTTGCATATGCGTGGTAGCTTCCGCATCGTCCGCATCGCCGGGTTCGACATCCGCATCCACTACACCTGGCTGATCGCCTTCGTCCTTGTTACGTGGACGCTGGCGCAAGGGTTCTTTCCGCTCTCCTATCCCGGATGGGACTTGCCGACCTACTGGGCGACGGCCGCCGTCGCTGCGATCCTCCTGTTTGTGTCTGTCCTTGTCCACGAGCTGGCGCACTCGCTCGTCGCGCGATTGCGGGGCATTGGCGTGAAGGACATCACGCTCTTCGTCTTCGGCGGTGTGAGCAGCATCGAGGGGGAGG
This portion of the Dehalococcoidia bacterium genome encodes:
- a CDS encoding class I SAM-dependent methyltransferase; amino-acid sequence: MWKRGPHRRAQEGRKLRRRDAVGEQVAPPPPPAAPRTPDDTSWDEVASWYDALVGEKGSAYQQDTVIPGALRLLAPRAGERVLDLACGQGVFCRALHKLGVSVTGVDASERLIGLARSRSSRDIRYEVADARQMAALPRQGFDAAACLLAIENIDAVGLVFAECARVLRPGGRLVLVMTHPCFRIPRQSGWGWDEGRHLQYRRVDSYLSEMKVPIQMHPGADPSQITWTFHRPMQAYVQALAGAGLLVEALEEWPSKRVSKPGPQARAENRVRAEIPLFLAVKAVRVDAPAAPPEQAPAKPERPLRRAMPARGPRRRRGP
- a CDS encoding acetyl-CoA hydrolase/transferase C-terminal domain-containing protein, encoding MDWREEYKRKTVSAEQAARLVQNGDKVVLVGRTDPQAIPLALGKRAGELRGVALKGDNHYEDFTWVPSGSDAAFTIAGQQRNELVPSIFAHEYKLYDEGVISGRPLDVLVVSVSPPDAEGNCGFGHYLVMKRQLARRARTVLAEVNSNVIRVPGDNRIHVSEIAAFVPHDAPPWTASAPREPNAIVQAMAGYLKEIVRDGDTVEMGVGSVIDYTHVLGVFKGKRDLGFHTGGTRYGFAEDVRAGIFTGARKTMHPGKVVASAFYATAQDLEYMHDNPLFEMYDNSYVNNMAVISAHENMVAINSAVGIDLTGQITAESARGEGGGLVGFAMGAVMSRGGRSVIVLPATASKGAQSRIAARLDPAQAVTVPRTFADIIVTEYGVARLLGKSLKQRAEELLAVAHPDFRAELRREAQKLGLV